atgtatacatctgacaaaagactaatacccagaatctacaatgaactctaacaaatcagtaagaaaaaaacaaacaatcacaTCAAAAGTGGGCTAAGGGACATAATAGACAATTTTCAAAGAAGATAGACAacacaacaaacatatgaaaaataccAACATCAAGCACTAATGACTgtggaaatgccaatcaaaaccaccatATGATAcctttactcctgcaagaatggtcataatcaaaaacccaaaaaacagtagatgttggcatggatgcaatgaaaaggaaacacttctacactgctggtgggaatgtaaactagtaccgccactatggaaaacagtatagagattccttaaagaactaaaagtaaaactactatttgatccagaaatcccactactgggtatctactcagaggaaaagaagtcattatttgaaaaagatatttgcacacccatgtttattgcagcacaattaaCAATTGCAAAattatggaaccaacccaaatgccaacAAGTGGATCAAGAAACtggtgtgtatacatatatgagatggaatactacacagccataaaaaggagtgacttcacagcatttgcagtgacctggctgagactggagactattactctaagtgaagtaactcaggaatgaaaaaccaaacatcatatgttctcactgatacgtaggagctaagctatgaggattcaaaggcataagaatgacacaatggactttggggactcggggggaAGAGTGTGAGGAAGGTGAGGGATTAAAGGACTACAAATATGATGCAGTGTATACTTCTCAGTTGATatgtgcaccaaaatctcacaaatcaccactaaagaacttactcatgaaACCAAGTaacacctgtaccccaataacttatggaaaaataaaaataatagtaataataataaaattttgtgtagagaggGGTCTTGCTGTTTCACTCAGACTGGTCAttgcttgaactcctgacttcaagcaatcttctcacccttcccaaatggctgggattacaggtgtgagccaccacactcagccctggATACAGTTTGTTTGGCCCTGTCAAGTCTCAGGTTGAAATCtgacctccagtgttggaggtggggcctggtgagaggtgtctGGATCATGGGgttggatccttcatgaatggtttggtgccaTTCTCAAAGgagggagtgagttctcaccctTAGTTTCCGAGAAAAGtggttgttgaaaagagcctggcacttcttttgccatgtgaggctAGCTTCCCCCTCAACTTCCATCAGGAATGGAGGAAACATGAGGCCCTGAAGAAGCCAAGCAGATGGATGCTgacaccatgcttcttgtacagcctgcagaaccatgagccaaataaatcctttttctttataaattgcccagcctcacgTATTCCTGTATAACAACCCAAACAGACTAAGGCAGGATtgtatcttaaaataaatgtacaatataGATTTTTCCTCCTAGAAACTTCCTAATAAAACAAAGATATGTCTTACAACTGATTGTGCCTCAGaatcaaggaaacaaaatagTTATTATGCTATAGAAGGCATGACTGTTTTAAGACAAAAATAGCTAAGCTCCTAGGGAGTAGAGTACAGGCTGTAGGTTTATTACATTGCAGCAAATTCACCACAATGGTTATAACCTTTAAAAAGATTGTAACTTTTCCATTAATAGCCTGATCGCCGCCAGGGTTGTGTATGtacaatcacagcactttggaggccaaggcaggaggatcacttgagcccaggaatttaaaaccagcctgggcaacatggtgaaactccgtctctactaaaaaaaaaaaaattttaattagccagatgtggtggcacacgcctatagtcctgggtacttgggagtctgagggctgaggtgggaggatcacttgagcttaggaacCTGcaacacagcactccagcctgggtgacagagcaagaccctgtctcaaaaatataaaacaaaataaaaatgtaaaataacctGATTGTCCTCAGGCTTCTACAGCCTGTAGATACAAATGAATCTAATTACTCTGGCCACTACATTTTGTTAGTTCCAACCCCCCAGTGCCAAGCTTCAGGACTTCAAGACTCCCTTCCCTGAATATCCCCAGTTACTTCTGGGAGTCCTCTATGCTCAGGACTAACTCTTCCATGTGCTTCTGCTCTGTCCTCTCTGTAGATGTCCATTCTGTGTCCAGCCACTTGATGGAAGTATCTCCTGCTGCCACTCTTAACCCTGCACTCTGAGAACTCTACCTTCCCAGGagagaaaatacatatatgcCCGATCTAGGAGATGTATCTCCTGGTACTCAAAATTTGTACATCTTTCAAATAAATGTCTTGCTAAATTTTCCTGCTTAGTTAAGGGTCATACATACAGAAAGCTACTACTAGCTCCTTCAAGTAATCTGTATCTCCTACAGACTTTTTAGCAACAGTTATCTTAGTCAGTTTTATGCTACTATAACAGAACATcacagactgaataatttataaacaatagaaatttatttctcattattctggaggctggaaagtccaatatcaaggcaccagcctctggtgagggccttcttgctgcatcatacCATGGAAGAAGGgtaaaagagcaaaagaacatgagaggagaaagagagtcAAACTCTCCAATTATTAGCAACTCACTCCCAGAATAATTAACCTGTTCCAGTGATAattgcattaattcatttatgagggcagagctctcacaACCTAACCATCTCTTAAAgatcccacctctcaatactgttgcattgaggattaacTTTCCAACACATAggttttgggggacacattcaaaccatagcaacaaTCTATGCCTTTGCTGTAACTGCATGTAATTCAAGGAGAGTGTTGGTTGGGCTGAAGGGGGTGAAGGAGAGTGAGAAGCAAGTGACAGTCATATCCTTTTTCAATCCCCTGCTCCATTTTAAGGCATCCTCCAAATTTCTAGATCATCACTAAAGAAACATACCTAGATCCACCAGTGTTTCTGCAAGCATTGGAGGAAAACTCCAGTCTCTGGAACAAAATACAGTGTTTACAGAGTTCTTACTAGTCTACATAGGCCTTTATATACAAAGCTTTTATATTTCAACAAGAAGAATCCTCATTTTTTAATCTAGGGAAGTTCCTACATcatttgatcatttttctttcccttctttccatcCTTCATTCTCCTTATGATTCCTCTTGTACCTCTAAgacctgaaacaaacaaacaaacaaacaaacttcctCTTTGAAAGTCCCTTCCTCCTTTACATATTAACCCATGTAAGTGGGCATGACAGAGGAGGGGAATACAGTTCTTCAGGCACAACCAGACTCTGAATCTTAATTTGATTCCCCCAGTACCCCTACCACCTTTATATACCACCAAAGAGGATGAATAACAGCAATAAGCTCTAATGTTGATTTAATACACCGATAGTGTATTTTGGTATCAGAGAGGAAAATCctatcctatttattttttaagctaatTAGTTCAAATAGGAGAGttgctgaaagaaaatatcaTCCTTATCCTAAATGATGATCAACTTAACCACTGAAATATGAAAACTGATAGCAGTAATGCTTGCTGCTATAAAGTGCAGTCAATATTCCTGTTCATGCTGGAGAGTATCTATGGAGAGGTGACTAACTACATATATTATTGATGGAGCTGAGCTATGATGTGAGACAATAGTGAAAATAACTtgcaaattgaaataaaataaaatattctgactTTCCACAAGAAAAGCCCAACTACCAATTTTCTCTTACTCTTAAAACATTCTGACTGGAGTAGGGTTTCAGTTATATGCCTTATTTTCAGGCTCAATtcgatatttaaatatttttccttgcaTTCAGTTAAAATTATGATAGTTGAATACCAGAAAAAAGtgtttaaatattagaaataaagccTTAGAGAACTCACTTAAATCTAGCAGTGCAAATGACCAGACTGCAAGGTGAGTTGTCAGTTATTTAGAAGCAATCTGAATCATCAATGTAATCAGAAAGCTCTATATTGATCATTTATAACAAAAGAAGTCAAATGGTTAAAACTGCCGGCACTGATACAAGTTCCTAATCATTTCCAAACTTGAGTATCACTCGCTATGATCTAACTTCTCCTATTCCCAAATAACCCAGACATGGTGGAGGATATGGCTTTGTTTTCATATTCAAGCTTTAGGAAATTATTTATAGAACATAACATATACAGGCTTCTacacataaagagaaaaaaatcattttattataccaCTTACCTTTACTTTACAAAAGATTATTATAATCCATCACCCTTACCAGAGAAATAACTCAGTTCTTTCTTTATCAAAAATGGGTCAGTGGTGTCCTCCTTGGAAACAAAGGATATCAAACCATTGTAGGATTACAAATAATCTCAAGCATTTTCTTTATAGTTCCTGAATCAAATACTTTGGCTATTTTTAGTACTTAAATAAATAGCATCAAAAAGCCTTTGGTTTTATATGAAGTTCTATGAGCCTTTTTGTGTAATATAGAGGATTCCATTGTCTAATCTAGAGATGTGAAATTTTACAATCATGGGGTGAGTGTTTGGTATTTTACACCTTAACAGGATAGCTTATACAAACAGTTGGTTACTATcactataaattaaataaactttcatttgATAGATCTATgttctcaaaatatatatgttgtttTGTATGTGCTTATGCATACGCCTAATAAAATGGATTGTTTAGCCAGGTTTACTCAGGAGATTAGAACACTGCCAATAAGGAGCATCTCTTCCAGAGgctattgtctttttctttttctacttttattttagattcagaggtacatgtgcaggcttgttacttgggtatattgtgtgatgccaAGGTTTGGGTTACGAATGATTTAATCagccaggtactgagcatagtacccaatggttagtttttcaaccctttcccCGCCAACCCACTTCCcccttctagtagtccccagGGTCTATTGTTGTCCTCTTTATGACCATGagtatccaatgtttagctccgACTTATAAGTGAgtacatgtggcatttggttttctgttcctgtattaattcaattaggataatggcctccaactgcatccatgttgctggaaatgacatgattttattcttttttattcctgtgtagtattccatgctgtatatataccacatttcctttatccaatccactattGATGGGtacctaagttgattccatgtctttgctattgtgaactatgccgtgatgaacatatgagtgcatgtctTTTCAGTAggatgatttgttttcttttgcatatatgcctagtaatgggattgctggattaatggtagttctgttttaagttatttgagaaatctataaactgttttccacagtagctgaatttacattcccaccaccagtgtaCAAGTGTATAAgcgtttccttttctccacagccttcttaacttctgttgttttttgactttttaagaatagcccttctgacaggtgtgagatgttatctcattacggttttgatttgaatttctctgatgattagtgatgtgaaacattttttcacatgttttttcatatgtttgttggcttgaagacacttgtatgtcttcttctgcaAAGTGCCTGTTcgtgtcttttgtccatttttaaatggggttatttggGTTTTGCTTGTTCAATTACTTAAGTTCCATAttgattctagatattagacctttgtcagatgcatagtttctgaatattttctcccattctgtaggttgtctgtttactttattaatagtttcttttgctgtgcagaagctctttagttaggtcccacttgtcaatgtttgcttttgttgagattgcttttggggacttagtcataaattctttcccaagactgatgtccagaatggtgtttcccaggttttcttctaggattcttatagtgtgaggtttacatttaaatctttaatccatcttgagttagcttttgtatatggtgaaagataggagtccagttttattctttatatGGCTAGCCACCTATCTCAGCATGATTTATTGAAtcaggaatcctttccccactgcttatttttgttgactttgtcaaatatcagatggctataggtgtgtggctttatttctgagtctCTATTCTGagtctctgttccattggtctatgtgtctgctccattgatctatttgtaccagtaccatgctgttttgattactgcagcatgcttccagctttgttctttttgcttagggttgctttggctgtttaggctcttttttggttccatatgaattttagaatagttttttttctagttccgtgaaaaataacattgataATTTGAAAGGAATGGCACTGAATCCACAGATTGCTTTGCACAGTATGgcaattttaacaattttgattcttctaatccatgagcatgtaaGGTTTTCCATTAgtttgtatcatctatgatttcttttggcagtgttttgtaggtctccttgtagaggtctttcatctcATTGGTTAGATGTAGTCtgaggtatttaatttttttgtggctattgtaaatgagattgcattctttatttggttctcagcttgaacattattgatatatagaaatgctactgattttatatcctgaaactttactgaagtcatttatcagtttcAGGAGCCTTTTGGTAGAGCCTTTCgggttttctagatatggaatcatattatctgcaaaatgaaataattccacttcttcttttcctatttgaatgagAGGGTATGTCTTGATGTGGGATCTGGAAACCAAGTATCTGAAAAGTTCAGTTTTGCTATGAGAAAAAAACCATTACTCTATGAAAAATGAATCAAggcttaataaaatatttcatattttacattgAAGGATGAGGAagcatataaagaaaataggcaTCAAGGTTGGTGGCTGAAATAATGCAGAGAAGTAAAATTAAGTGCAAGTTCAGATTTGGTGACTTGGAGTCTCAACTTTGAATAGAGAATGTATGTTCCATATTATGTAGCATAATTCAGGGATTTCTTTACCCTTTAGTCTCAGGTTTGAAAGAGGAGTTCTGATTCAGAGTCTGGGAGTGTTCCTGAAGCCACCAGTGTTTCTACAGGCATTGGAGGAAAAGCCTAGCCTTTAGAACAAATTGGTTTTTAGGGAGCCCTTGCTGCCCTTTTCACGCCTTTTTAAACACATAGCCAAATCCCCCATCAGCCTTCACGTTTACAACAAGAACAATTCTCATTTTTTAACTTAGGGAAACACACCATTCAGGACAAGACAATAATAAACACTACTAAATTATGTGAAAGGGTTATAGAACATAAACTCAAAGGAGGGCTGAAGTTGGTTTGAATGCATAGCTAGACGCTTCATTGTAGCCACATAGGCATGAGTAGGGCAAACTGCTGAAATTTGCTGAGGATCAAATTATGCTCCACAAGATCATGCTCGCAAGAACTACCAGAATATCCAACAAAATCACTAGAATCTAAGACTTGCTCAAGAATATTTCTCTGAGAATAGGCAGCCATAGAATGAGTTAAGTGAAGCCAGACCACAACACCTCACTGGATTAATGTCCTGAATTTTCCATTGCATAAGTTTACTCTGGGCAAAATTAGGGTTGGGGGAGGTTAGGGTGGGAGGTTGGAGGGGAAGAGTGGATCCACACTCTGATAGATCCTATTTAACTAGTTTTACTTTACTGTGCAGACTACTTCCCACAACTGGTAACCTTGAATGTGGGCAGACATGCTTCCAGAAATGTGAGTGGAGGCAGGggggaataaagaaaatgcaactaCAAAATTGAAAACTCATACTAGCACAATGatgtttaaatgattttcaagTGCTGGAAAACCGCTGGTGTGGAAAAGAGTTGCCTGACGCTTTGGCTTGAAGGCCAGGGCTTGTCACTTACCGCGTCAAGAGAAATTTCTCTCCTTTCGACAATAATCTCTGCACTGCCTACCTCATGAGGTCCTTGCGATGCCAAGATGCCGCCAGTGTGGGCTGCGCCTCAGCTCAGCACAGATTCTGCAGCCTCGCACTTTGGACGGGAAGTCCCACCTCCGCAACCCTGACCTGACCGGCTACCCACCCCCACCACGCGGAAGTCAACACCACGAGCTAGCGCATCTACTTCACAGGCTAGGCCATCAACTCAACTGCCAAGGGGTCCATTGTACTAGCTGGGTCATGGATCTCTCCCGCCTGAAATCTGACTCCACCCACCAAAAGTCTGAGCCTGCAGGCCTAGATTTCGACTCTGCTGGCCAAGATTATTTCTCTGCAGCCCAAGAATTCGACTCTTTCTACCAAGAATTGAACCTAGACTCTCTTAATGAAGATCTTCTTTCCCAGTTCATGCCACATGCCAGGACAGAGACCTCTGTGGGCACATATGAATCCCACTCGACTTCTGAACTGGAGGATCTGACAGAGCCTGAGCAAAGAGAACTCAAAGCCAAACTCACTAAATTGGAGGCTGAAATTGTAACCCTACGCCACGTACTAGCAGCCAAAGACAGACGCTGTGGGAAGCTCAAGAGGAAGTTAGGCTTCACGGCTTTGGTAGGGCTGAGACAGAATCTATCCAAGAGCTGGCTTGATGTTCAGGTCTCCAACACCTATGTGGAACAGAAGATGTCAGCTGCTCTGTCCACCATGGGCACTGCCCTCTGCAGGAAGCTTGGAGGCATAAAGAAGTCGGCCACATTCAGATCTTTTGAAGGTCCGATGGGGACAATCAAGTCCAAAGTGGCAGGGGGCAAAGAGCTTGGCCCTGACTGTCTTTCTTCTGCAGAGGGTGGGGATGATCCGCTCTCAGTTTTGGGGAGTGGGGAAGACCCACTGCAGATTCCGGGGAGTGGGAATGATCCACTCCCAGTTCTGGAGAATGACGATGACCAGCTCTGCTTTCTGGAACCAGAATGAGCCCCCTTGGTAACCTTGCCTGGTACTAAACCAGGGCAAGAACCCCCTTCCCTCATTACATTTGCAACTCTGCCcaataaaaacaagcaagcaaaccaCAATGGTAAAGTGGTTAATTCCGGAAATTGACAGGATCCAGTTTTGAGAAAAGAACATAGATATTTGCTGCTCTTAAGATAGAGAACCCAAAGTTTtgtatctggttattttgcacttAAGTTTATAGACGAAATGTGTCATTATATTAGCTTTCCTGAGACTGTATCTAATGGACAAGTCAGTGACTCCAGAGGGGTCTTAGCCAAAGCCCAAGCTCTCTTTTGGAAAACTAGTCTATTAGAAAGCCAAAGTAGATTTCTGTTTAAGCTTGAAAGAGGTATGAAGTaatctgtagttttttgttttttgtttttttcccttcctcatttccttccctCAGTCTCAGACAAAGTCACCTTGAAAGCTCCACCTGGCctacaacttttatttaaaaagataatcaagAAAACTTTATCTTCTCTGAGAcccagaaaaagagaggaaaatagtAATAGTGCACTTAATGTTACATTATTAATACAGGTTTTGTAAAACTTGTTTGTTTTCAAAGCTCTGGACTAAGCAAAACAGCATCAGTTTAGGAAATTGTTACTACTTTGCACACAAACTGAAATTGCAACTTTGCCTTGTGCTTTATTTACAATTTCTTTATATATCAAAATGAGTGTTTTAAAGTTTAACCCTTGAAGCAGCATGTCTTTGCCATAGCAGCACTTcacttaaaaggaagaaattgctTCTCTGGTAGTAATTCCTAGTTAGTTACCACTTCCAGCTGAGGGGCTGGAGGAAAACAGGTATAGCCAAATTCAAGAAAGATACACCCCTGTCTcaaggaacattttaaaaagaatgtctgTCCCCTGTGAGCTGGCTGTTATGTCTTTGAATGGACCTAACTATACATTTTTGCTCTTAACTCTGCCCTTCTTTTTAGGTAACCCTaaatgagaaggaagcagaaTATAACCCTCTGGAGAGCTCAAGACAGTAGGAACCTGGACTGtgtttgtttcaattttctgATATCTGATTTTCAcaggaatatacatttttttttgttttccttttccatttccaaAATGCCAAGATCTGGGAGCCTCTTTCATTCCTCTAGTCACACTGCCTGCGATAGAAGTTAGTGTCTTATTGGCTGTGGGCAGAGACTAGGACTCTTATTTGCTTGGGTACATTTCAGTAACCTCTCACTGCCTAAAATAGTAGTCCCTCCAGCCTAAGAAGATGATTCTGTTTTGTTGACTCTTGAATGCTCCCCCAACATTCCTTTGGTTTTCCTATAAGCAAAACCAAATACcactataaatataaaagcatttgGTAAACTGTAAAGTTACTCATGTATCCCAACCCTCTACATTTCTGAAGACAAAATTTTGCTTGGATTAAAACAAGATGTTTTACTATTTTgcatgtttgatttttaatttgttgtgttTATCAACCAAAATGGCTTTGTATGCTGAAGAACAAGAGGCGAGCCTGCAGCATACAAGAAATGAAAGTAGTCCAACAGGCAAAGGCTTTGACATATTTCAGGAAAGCTTGTGTTAGGGACAATCTCAGACTATTATCATGGGCCAAACCTGAGAgatgttatattttctttaataatttctaaaatagtaGTAAGTTTCCCCAATAAATTCTCAACTCTGTAAAAGTAGTaaagtacatatttatttttgttgatcaTTGTCCATTTCTGGCTTAGGATAGATCTTCAATAAACACATGTTAAATCAAGGAACGAATTAACATCATATACTTCAGACATCAAATATTGAATCTAAGAGATTATCAACAACATGAACTTGTTGACAAGTTCCTTttgcttttaaacaaaaatatattgtttattcaAAGCCTATCTGAGACCCTACTATGTATCAAGAGCTGTCCCAGGTTCTCAAGGCATAGAAGTAAATTAGACATTGTATGTGCTCTCTAGAAACACTCAGACTTTCAAATCATTATAATTCAGTGAGTGCTAAAATAGAGCTGTGTGCCAGATATAAAAGAAGTCCTGAGGAAGGGGTGTTCAACTCTGTCTTGGTAGGTCAGTAAAGCCgttagagagacagaaagtcttAGAGGACCAGGAGAAGTTTGCAGACAGACAAGAATAGAATAATCCAGACAACATCCAGAGGAACTGAGTCACAAAGGAATGTATAAGAATGGCATATTCTAGGAACTAACAGTACATCACTGTGGCTagagaggaaggggaaatggTGTTACATgagtaagaaaaaataagcagGGGGCAAAAATCATAAGTAGTCTTACATACTACCTTAGATATTAATATTTAAGCCTTTAGGAAATGGGAGGCATTGAAGCACTTAAGTAAAAAAGTAACtatcaaatttttgttttagattactctggtcatcagagaaatagaTTAAGTATTAAAGAGGTAGAATCAGACTTAGGAACCAACTGCATGAGGTCGGGAGAGGGGGATAAATTTGCAAGATAATAAGGCTATAGCATTGAAAAGGCCTGATATTATTGAAACTGGAGTTGCACATTCATTTTGCTTTGGCTTTTTTGTATCAGTGGTCATGGGCACCAAATAAAATGCTTCCATGAACATTTGGATTCTGGCTCTAAAGTTTCCTCGAGATTTCTTTTTTCCACCTGCTTCTACCCTTCCTATGCATTGGCTTTCTTCATCCTCTACCCTGTCTGCCTTCATAACTTGATCATCTCCACTCATCtaggcctatttggattttgtaGCCCAGCTTAAGTCTATTTAACTTGGCCAATTCAGGATGCAATTTTCAATAGTTCCTAGAATATGTGTACACCCAAAGATTCACATCCCTAGGTTTCGCTCAATACCTGAGAACTACCAGATGGGAATGACACTGAAACAaaatttcctgaggccctcaGTTTTCTGGGACTTTAATTGCCCATGTGAGTGAAGGGATTAGGATAGAAAATTGAGACAAGATGACATGGCCTTGATGTTTATGTCTTCCCACcccaaattcataggttgaaatcCTAACCACAGGGTGATGGTATTGGGAGATGGggccttttgggaagtgattagccCTCATAAATGGCTTATCAACAAGCCAAAGGGAGCTTGTTTGCCCTTTTGACCATGGgaaaacacagtgagaaggcaccattAATAACCCTGGAAAtaggccttcaccagacactgaatctacaGATAACTTGATCCACCTCcagaaaaataagagataaatTTCTGTCAAGCTAACCAGTTTATAGCAGCCCAGATGACTAAGACACAAGAATTGAAAGTTATGCTTCCCAGAGATAACACTTTCCATGCTGTGGCAAGGATGATGATAGAATACCAATCCCTATGTTCATTACTATCATACATGTCCCGGAAAAATACTAGCATCGCTCCCAAAGAAATTCGCCAGCATTTTCTAGAGGCTCCTCTGCTTTCTGATTCATCAAAATGCCAAGTTCTATATTTGAAAGAAAGTACTTTTATTACATGCTCTACTCTTAATGGCTTGTGTGGACTACAGAGAGGTGATTAGCAATCACTGATCCAGAACTGTGCAGGTTTCCTGATAGTGGCAGGCAATGTGCTTGATGGCTCCACCTATCAAGGGGACAATGATGGCACAGGTTGATTCTGCTAAGGATTTGCATCTGGGCACAGAATTTCAGTTTCTTGCCTGTGGACTGTAATGTAAGGAAAAAGGATGAGCATCACTCTATTGAAACAACTGTGGAAAGAGGATTCCAGAAGGATGACAGAGTGGGAAGCACAAGGAACCTGTCTCTCTACTTAGATAACAATTGAGCTGGCAAATCAGTGTGATGTAACAATTTTGGAACACTAGAATATACTGAAGGCTTGCAACTTCCAGGGGAAGGCTTGAACAATAAATTGTAGTTAATTTCAGTACTCTGAACACAGTACCATCTACCCATTCCCAGTCCCAGCCCTGTAACTGGTAAATGTGCATATGTTTCTGGAACAACCTGTACATAGCTTGTGAGAGCCAGGGTTGGCAAAAAGGACCCTGTCTTCCAAATAGTAGAGATCTGTGCTCTGATCAGTCATTGATTGCTGCTTCTGCTCACGGAGGTACAGACAGAGGTGGGCAGCCATTGTTGTTGTACCTAGCCCCACTGTGGCAAGCGCCTCCCTACTAGCTGAAGTGACTTCTAAGGGACTTAAAGGGCCAGTGctcttttttctccccttcatttttctctttttcctcttttgggaGCCAGACATTCAAAAACAACTGCATATATGGGAGAAATTAGAAAGTGATTGTGCATGTCCAGGAAAAAGCTCAGAAAATACCTGAGAAGACCTTAAATTTATATTACAGGTTAATCCTTGGAACAGAGATAGcctacaacaataaaaaataataacaatcaacaaaaacaataacaaaaaaacattaaattctgGGAAATGAGGGGAATCTAATTACCAGAGTTACCACATTACTAGATTCAAAAgtccagttttcaaaaaaaatcagaaggcaTACAAAGAACAGGAAAGTATGGtccatttaaagaataaaaataaaccacatgtcctaaaaaaaaacacatggcAGATACAGTAGACAAATACCTTAAAAATAGCTTAAAGATGCTCATAGAACTAAAgggagatgtggagaaaagaaaattatgcatgaacaaaatggaaatataaataaagatacagaaaacctaaggagagaaaaagaaattctggagtt
Above is a window of Papio anubis isolate 15944 chromosome 13, Panubis1.0, whole genome shotgun sequence DNA encoding:
- the TPD52L3 gene encoding tumor protein D55, producing MDLSRLKSDSTHQKSEPAGLDFDSAGQDYFSAAQEFDSFYQELNLDSLNEDLLSQFMPHARTETSVGTYESHSTSELEDLTEPEQRELKAKLTKLEAEIVTLRHVLAAKDRRCGKLKRKLGFTALVGLRQNLSKSWLDVQVSNTYVEQKMSAALSTMGTALCRKLGGIKKSATFRSFEGPMGTIKSKVAGGKELGPDCLSSAEGGDDPLSVLGSGEDPLQIPGSGNDPLPVLENDDDQLCFLEPE